CCCCCCTTCCCCACACCTCAATCAATCGAATTTTGGGCTTTGATTCTTGTGACCCAACCACTTAGGCAGATCATCATTTATATCAATAACCCGCATACCATAAAAAATATGGCACGTTGGTTTAAATTTCGTTGGCACTTTTGATACACCCCCAAAACTAAAAAGTGATGGAAACGCAAGCCACATTTTACGTCCTTCATCGGCAATAAGGGTGCCACACAAAGCACAACTGACTTTGCAAGGAAGAATTCTCTCGTGTTTGTTGAGTTCATTGTTATAAAAGTTTAGATGATCAATTCCTTGTGTAATTCTGACATCATGTTTATGAAATATAGCTGCCCATTGCATAGGAGCCCCATGCAATTTTTGACATGCCAGGCAATGACATATTTTTGCATCTACAGGTTCTGAGCATACTTCGTATTGTACCGCATTACAGTAACAACTTGCCCGGTATTTGGCTTTAAAACTAACGTCTGATATCGACGCATAATCTGATCCAAATTCTTTTTTCATTGAATCACCACCTAATTTCACATTTTATTGAAACATTTATACATCAAGAGATGTTCAAATATCAAATTAAACGAGACTATTTCAGCAATAGCACGCTGAGTTTTTGGAAAATGTTGCATAACAGGCGCTTTGACGTTATACACTCTTTTAGTCTGTGAGACCTATTTAGAGTTTGGAGAAAACTTGCTAATGCAAGCCTAACAAATTTCCCTTAAAAGAGATAAAACCAAGCATTGAATGTTAGTTATCATGGATAGATCGAAATTGACTTCAATATAGGAGGAGCAGATGTTGATCCGGAGCGCACCTTCTCGTATTTTAGTTTTCATGACTTTTTTTACGCTTTGTATCTCTTTCACATTAGGCCTGACCGATTTATCGGCCCAATCCAGTTGTGTGTCCTGCCACACGCAAGAAAATCTGCTGAAAAAAAACCTTGCGCCGAAAGTAGAAAAGAAGTCGGCCTTAACCTCTGGGGCTGGCTGAGGCGGATCCGTGGCTCCGTTGGAGCCTCAAAAAAAGGTTCTGGTGGCAACTGAATTTTTAGACAGTGAACATGGCGAGATCGAATGCGAAACCTGCCATGGCGGCAATGCCGATGCGCAAGATAAAGGCCTTGCACACGGAGGTATGGTACCGAGTCCCTCCTTAAGCGATCCGGAAGGCACCTGCGGTGAGTGCCATGAAGAAATTGCCGCTTCGGCTAAAAATTCGCTGCATGTCACTTTGGGGCCCTTTGCAACCATTCTGGAGAGTCGTACTGACCAGG
The nucleotide sequence above comes from Desulfobacterales bacterium. Encoded proteins:
- a CDS encoding GFA family protein yields the protein MKKEFGSDYASISDVSFKAKYRASCYCNAVQYEVCSEPVDAKICHCLACQKLHGAPMQWAAIFHKHDVRITQGIDHLNFYNNELNKHERILPCKVSCALCGTLIADEGRKMWLAFPSLFSFGGVSKVPTKFKPTCHIFYGMRVIDINDDLPKWLGHKNQSPKFD